A part of Paraliobacillus zengyii genomic DNA contains:
- a CDS encoding 2-phosphosulfolactate phosphatase, which translates to MQIYIYQGATAPPTVASITIVIDVIRAFTVAHYAFLQGANRIYLAEKVEQAFQIKNEHTDYLLTGEIDGLAIKGFDLDNSPYNIKQKNLVRKTLIQKTTNGVKVTLNCLSSEHIFVTGFTNAKKTAEFIKNKLITNKIKVINIIASHPNGDDDLACATYIKSILDGSNSMSNKEVKERIIHSHVAERFLDEGNVAFNFEDILYCIKELNTNFVMKINKSSEIPVIERVNV; encoded by the coding sequence ATGCAGATATACATTTATCAAGGGGCAACAGCACCACCAACTGTCGCAAGTATTACGATTGTGATTGATGTAATTCGAGCATTTACAGTAGCTCATTATGCTTTTCTTCAAGGGGCAAATCGTATATATCTTGCTGAGAAAGTAGAACAAGCATTTCAGATAAAGAATGAGCATACAGATTATCTGTTGACGGGAGAAATTGATGGTCTAGCTATTAAAGGATTTGATTTAGATAACTCGCCATATAATATAAAACAAAAGAACCTTGTAAGAAAGACGCTTATTCAAAAGACAACGAACGGTGTAAAAGTTACGTTAAATTGTTTGTCATCCGAGCATATATTTGTAACTGGATTTACTAATGCGAAAAAAACAGCAGAATTTATAAAAAATAAATTAATAACTAACAAAATAAAGGTTATAAATATCATTGCTTCCCATCCAAATGGGGATGATGATCTTGCTTGTGCTACATATATAAAAAGTATATTAGATGGGTCTAATTCTATGTCGAATAAAGAGGTCAAGGAGAGAATTATACATTCTCATGTAGCAGAAAGGTTTCTTGATGAAGGCAACGTAGCGTTTAATTTTGAAGATATTCTTTATTGTATAAAAGAGTTAAATACGAACTTTGTCATGAAAATAAATAAGTCTAGTGAAATACCAGTGATTGAGAGGGTTAATGTATGA
- a CDS encoding phosphosulfolactate synthase translates to MTEMKLILPSRAIKPRVDGLTILIDNGTPLNLFMDTINSSKTYIDFIKFGWGTSLVTSFIEEKIDYLKEYGIEFFFGGTLFEKFLSQGKVEEYYNYCRKFACNYVEISNGTIDISNKLKATFIKEFSNEFTVFGEVGNKGALASNEQDSSEWLEYIQEEIEAGATKVITEARESGTSGICKEDGDIRVDIFDQIIDSGIPLEKLIFEAPNKKMQAFFIQQAGTNVNLANIALSDVVSLETLRLGLRSDTFNLEC, encoded by the coding sequence ATGACAGAAATGAAATTAATTCTACCATCAAGGGCTATAAAACCAAGAGTAGATGGCTTAACAATCTTAATTGACAATGGAACACCTTTAAACCTATTTATGGATACGATCAATAGTTCAAAAACTTATATCGATTTTATCAAATTTGGTTGGGGTACATCTCTAGTAACAAGTTTTATAGAAGAGAAAATTGATTATTTAAAAGAATATGGCATTGAGTTTTTCTTCGGTGGTACATTATTCGAAAAGTTTCTTAGCCAGGGTAAAGTTGAGGAGTATTATAACTATTGTCGAAAATTTGCTTGCAACTATGTGGAGATATCTAATGGAACCATCGATATATCCAATAAATTAAAAGCTACGTTTATTAAAGAATTCTCAAATGAATTTACAGTCTTTGGTGAGGTTGGTAATAAAGGCGCTTTGGCATCTAATGAGCAGGATTCTTCTGAATGGCTAGAATATATTCAAGAAGAAATAGAGGCTGGTGCAACAAAGGTTATTACAGAAGCAAGAGAAAGTGGCACTAGTGGAATATGTAAGGAAGATGGAGATATTCGAGTTGATATTTTTGATCAAATAATTGATTCTGGTATCCCTCTCGAGAAATTAATTTTTGAAGCACCAAATAAAAAAATGCAGGCTTTTTTTATTCAACAGGCAGGTACGAATGTTAATCTTGCCAATATTGCTTTATCAGATGTTGTCTCCTTAGAAACGTTAAGATTGGGTTTGCGGTCTGATACATTTAACCTTGAATGTTAA
- a CDS encoding VOC family protein: MRSTNKVFHLAIPCKELDETVVFYEKLGCKLARRYDDRVTFDFFGDQIVCHLSPNDVDEKPKMYPRHFGITFLDKDEYDEALEFAKEEKLPFFKAEMVRFKGKQEEHMTFFLIDPANNLLEFKYYHDKSMAY; encoded by the coding sequence ATGCGAAGTACAAATAAAGTGTTTCATTTAGCAATTCCATGTAAGGAATTAGATGAAACAGTAGTTTTCTATGAAAAATTGGGTTGTAAGCTTGCCAGAAGGTATGATGATCGCGTAACCTTTGACTTTTTTGGGGATCAGATCGTATGTCACTTAAGTCCAAATGATGTTGATGAAAAGCCTAAAATGTATCCTCGTCATTTTGGAATTACTTTCTTGGATAAGGATGAATATGATGAAGCATTAGAATTTGCAAAGGAAGAAAAGCTTCCTTTTTTCAAAGCAGAAATGGTTAGATTTAAAGGTAAACAAGAAGAACATATGACGTTCTTTTTGATTGATCCTGCTAATAACTTATTAGAATTCAAGTACTATCATGATAAGAGTATGGCTTACTAA
- a CDS encoding HIT family protein, which produces MKNCVFCNPDLDSNQKVVLSNEYCVFLQLEQVQLKGSLLEGAGIIIPKEHRETAFDLTPNEWEATYNLLQEVKKYIDKKHHPEGYNLGWNCGEVGGQHIFHSHFHVLPRYKDEPLAGKGIRYALKSEKNSRK; this is translated from the coding sequence ATGAAAAATTGTGTGTTTTGTAATCCGGATTTAGATTCAAATCAAAAAGTTGTTCTCAGTAATGAATACTGTGTGTTTTTGCAGTTAGAGCAAGTGCAATTAAAAGGTAGTTTGCTTGAAGGTGCTGGAATAATTATACCAAAAGAACATAGAGAAACAGCATTTGATTTAACACCCAATGAGTGGGAGGCGACATATAATCTACTTCAGGAAGTGAAAAAATACATAGATAAAAAACATCATCCCGAAGGCTATAATTTGGGTTGGAACTGTGGAGAAGTTGGAGGGCAACATATTTTTCATTCTCACTTTCATGTTTTACCAAGATATAAAGATGAACCTCTTGCTGGTAAAGGAATTAGATATGCACTTAAAAGTGAAAAGAATAGTAGAAAATAG
- a CDS encoding GNAT family N-acetyltransferase encodes MDFIIRIMEEKDIKQVQNIAKLTWHATYEGIIPFVIQDKFLGAAYSDESMIKRLKQSDLYIATSGDLILGFANFYSLKEKGEVELGAIYIHPDLQARGLGTALLNKGINKSKTTEKIFLDVEKENLPGINFYKAKGFNVLHEFDDNLYGHHTKMLRMCLQVKEVV; translated from the coding sequence ATGGATTTTATAATTAGGATTATGGAAGAAAAGGATATAAAACAAGTTCAAAATATCGCAAAACTAACTTGGCATGCTACATATGAAGGGATAATCCCATTTGTTATTCAAGATAAATTTTTGGGTGCAGCATATAGTGATGAATCGATGATTAAGAGATTAAAACAATCAGATTTATATATAGCGACAAGCGGTGATTTAATTTTAGGATTTGCTAATTTTTATTCTTTAAAAGAAAAAGGAGAAGTTGAACTTGGAGCTATTTATATTCATCCGGATCTTCAAGCTAGAGGGTTGGGAACTGCTCTATTAAATAAAGGTATTAATAAATCGAAAACTACAGAGAAAATCTTTTTAGATGTAGAAAAAGAAAACCTTCCAGGAATAAACTTTTATAAAGCAAAAGGATTTAATGTCTTGCATGAATTTGATGATAATCTTTATGGCCATCATACGAAAATGTTAAGAATGTGCTTACAAGTAAAAGAAGTAGTATAA
- a CDS encoding aspartyl-phosphate phosphatase Spo0E family protein produces the protein MSKHLTIDTHIEELRLAMYEAYSKDPDGAEVLRISKQLDELINIALKNP, from the coding sequence GTGAGCAAGCATTTAACAATTGATACACATATTGAAGAATTAAGGTTAGCGATGTATGAAGCTTATTCAAAAGACCCAGATGGGGCTGAGGTATTAAGAATATCTAAACAATTGGATGAATTAATAAACATAGCACTAAAGAACCCCTAA
- a CDS encoding disulfide oxidoreductase, protein MTKFEWKQFYLYFAWIVSVIATLGSLYFSEIRGFTPCELCWYQRILMYPLTIILGISAFNNDLIIKKYVLPLASIGWLISLYHYLKQKVPGFADIKPCVNGVSCNNSYIDWYGFITIPLLAFTAFTLIIIIMLLIKIPKK, encoded by the coding sequence ATGACCAAGTTTGAGTGGAAACAATTTTATCTCTACTTTGCATGGATCGTTTCTGTAATCGCAACGCTTGGAAGTCTTTATTTTAGTGAAATACGTGGTTTTACTCCTTGTGAGTTATGCTGGTACCAACGGATACTTATGTACCCATTGACAATTATTCTTGGTATCAGTGCATTTAACAATGATTTGATCATAAAAAAATACGTTCTTCCATTAGCTAGCATTGGCTGGTTAATTTCTCTTTATCACTACCTTAAGCAGAAAGTACCTGGTTTTGCTGACATAAAACCATGTGTAAATGGCGTTTCATGTAATAATTCTTATATTGACTGGTATGGATTTATCACTATCCCATTACTAGCATTTACAGCGTTTACGCTAATAATAATTATTATGCTTCTTATAAAGATTCCAAAAAAATAA
- a CDS encoding DsbA family protein, which yields MKSKKSPIKIVMIISLIIVALIVALVVLINNNNSESNTETSDGQPSIEGQPTMGESDAPVTVVEFGDFKCPACKVWGENILPQLVSDYVDTGDVEFSFINVLFHGEESQLASLAAESVYNQNPDAYWDYHEAIFEAQPSDSQEWVTKSKMLELASSVSNIDTEQLETAIDDNTQIDEVNKDTDIVNAFDIQQTPTIMINGIVIEDPFNYESIQNAIDSALEAS from the coding sequence ATGAAAAGTAAAAAGTCACCAATAAAAATTGTAATGATTATCTCTTTAATTATTGTTGCACTAATTGTAGCCTTAGTGGTTCTAATTAACAATAACAACTCTGAATCAAATACAGAAACCTCTGATGGACAACCTTCTATTGAGGGACAACCTACAATGGGTGAATCAGATGCACCTGTTACAGTTGTAGAGTTTGGAGATTTTAAATGCCCTGCTTGTAAAGTATGGGGAGAAAATATACTTCCACAACTAGTAAGTGATTATGTTGATACGGGTGATGTTGAATTTTCTTTTATTAACGTTTTGTTTCACGGTGAAGAGTCTCAATTAGCTTCCTTGGCAGCAGAGTCCGTTTATAATCAAAATCCTGATGCTTACTGGGATTATCATGAAGCAATTTTCGAAGCGCAACCTAGTGATAGTCAAGAATGGGTTACCAAGAGTAAAATGCTTGAACTAGCTTCTAGTGTATCAAACATCGATACAGAACAATTAGAAACCGCTATTGATGATAACACACAAATTGACGAAGTAAATAAGGATACAGATATAGTAAATGCATTTGATATCCAACAGACTCCTACCATTATGATTAATGGAATAGTTATTGAAGACCCCTTTAATTATGAATCAATCCAAAATGCGATAGATAGCGCATTGGAGGCTAGCTAA